In Paracoccus aminophilus JCM 7686, a single window of DNA contains:
- a CDS encoding hybrid-cluster NAD(P)-dependent oxidoreductase — MASPAKAFGEAPWKDSELLECAMVVPETTDTATFTFRAPSGAWFDYKPGQFITLDLPVPGGNVQRTYTISSSPSRPLSISVTIKAQPGSTGGRWMLDHLKPGMQIKAYGPSGIFHNQCQTGKKYLFISAGSGITPVMSMTTWAWDSGEMPDIVFVHAARTPSDLIFRQRLEGMADRVPGLQLHFTVEQQDPFQSWHGYRGRLNQIMLGIMASDYLEREVYCCGPEPFMQAVRDMLVALGYDMENYHQESFGAPVRTEAEAPVLDDVVPDESVSAEIVFAASGITAKCNETDTVLAVARANGLNIPSGCTFGLCGTCKIKKNSGEVHMVHNGGISDEDIEDGYILACCSHPMGAISVEV; from the coding sequence ATGGCGTCCCCGGCCAAGGCTTTCGGTGAAGCACCGTGGAAGGACTCGGAACTGCTGGAATGTGCGATGGTCGTGCCCGAAACAACGGACACTGCCACCTTCACCTTCCGCGCACCTTCGGGGGCCTGGTTTGATTACAAACCGGGCCAGTTCATCACGCTGGACTTGCCCGTGCCGGGCGGGAACGTCCAGCGCACCTACACGATCTCGTCCAGCCCCTCGCGTCCGCTGTCGATTTCCGTCACGATCAAGGCGCAGCCGGGCAGCACCGGCGGGCGCTGGATGCTCGACCATCTGAAACCGGGGATGCAGATCAAGGCCTATGGCCCGTCGGGCATCTTCCACAACCAATGCCAGACTGGTAAGAAATACCTATTTATTTCAGCAGGTTCTGGGATTACGCCGGTCATGTCCATGACCACTTGGGCGTGGGATTCGGGCGAAATGCCCGATATCGTCTTCGTCCATGCCGCGCGCACGCCAAGCGATCTGATCTTCCGGCAGCGTCTGGAAGGCATGGCCGATCGCGTGCCGGGCTTGCAGCTTCACTTCACGGTCGAGCAGCAGGATCCGTTCCAAAGCTGGCATGGTTATCGCGGGCGCCTGAACCAGATCATGCTGGGCATCATGGCCTCGGACTATCTCGAGCGTGAGGTCTATTGCTGCGGGCCAGAGCCCTTCATGCAGGCCGTGCGCGACATGCTGGTCGCGCTTGGCTACGACATGGAGAACTACCACCAGGAAAGCTTCGGCGCGCCTGTGCGGACCGAAGCAGAGGCTCCGGTGCTCGATGACGTGGTCCCGGACGAAAGCGTCAGCGCCGAGATCGTCTTTGCCGCTTCGGGCATCACCGCCAAATGCAACGAGACCGATACGGTTCTGGCGGTGGCGCGGGCCAATGGTCTGAACATTCCCTCGGGCTGCACCTTCGGCCTCTGCGGGACCTGCAAGATCAAGAAGAACTCGGGCGAAGTGCATATGGTCCATAACGGCGGCATTTCGGACGAGGATATCGAGGATGGCTATATCCTCGCCTGCTGCTCGCATCCGATGGGCGCAATTTCTGTTGAAGTCTGA